From Cydia fagiglandana chromosome 6, ilCydFagi1.1, whole genome shotgun sequence, the proteins below share one genomic window:
- the LOC134665519 gene encoding uncharacterized protein LOC134665519, whose product MYIDKRYGVVLTFFCVSALAAPPSQTKVYRTDYTYSKQTDAFYKLHTESRSTAKAREKCDTEGAKLMVPLPQDITQLHAMLKRYPDLGNYVLVESDRQTHDPAGSSAHTTISSYMGGEVPMVPMDSEPAYELMECEVVTRNGDVESTGCWRDAPFICKVDAASAPYDEQCGTYGKDYIPKKTVGSCYKVPKIVYSWNEAYAECEAEGAHLVVLNSEAEHEVVKTIMDTAAPVRGSKTTYFFFAGIRANHPTDGTPRVFKTISNQTLEEAGYFQWSDNEPNNYQDAEYCGSLFKNDGKYNDLNCSHEYAFICEKEAQIL is encoded by the exons atgtATATTGATAAGAGATACGGTGTTGTTTTAACATTCTTTTGCG TATCAGCGCTCGCAGCGCCACCGTCTCAGACTAAGGTGTATCGAACGGATTACACTTATAGCAAGCAGACTGATGCCTTCTACAAACTGCACACTGAGTCTCGTTCGACGGCGAAAGCCAGGGAGAAATGTGACACAGAAG GTGCCAAACTGATGGTCCCTCTGCCACAAGATATCACGCAGCTTCACGCCATGTTAAAACGGTATCCGGACCTCGGGAACTACGTTCTGGTGGAGTCGGATAGACAAACGCACGACCCTGCTGGGAGCAgcgcccatacaaccatttcca gttatatgggcggGGAAGTGCCAATGGTTCCAA TGGATTCGGAACCCGCATACGAATTAATGGAATGCGAAGTGGTGACTCGCAATGGCGATGTCGAATCTACCGGGTGCTGGCGAGATGCGCCTTTCATTTGCAAAGTGGATGCTGCCAGTGCGCCGTACGATGAACAATGCGGTACTTATGGCAAAG ATTACATACCCAAGAAGACGGTGGGCAGCTGCTACAAGGTCCCAAAAATCGTGTACTCGTGGAACGAGGCATACGCGGAGTGCGAGGCCGAGGGCGCACATCTGGTGGTACTCAACTCTGAAGCTGAACATGAG GTGGTGAAGACCATAATGGATACTGCCGCTCCGGTGAGGGGTTCCAAGACAACCTACTTCTTTTTCGCCGGCATCCGGGCCAACCACCCCACGGACGGCACGCCGAGGGTCTTCAAGACTATCTCGA ACCAAACCCTCGAAGAGGCGGGCTACTTCCAGTGGAGCGACAACGAGCCCAACAACTACCAGGACGCGGAGTACTGCGGCTCCTTGTTCAAGAACGACGGCAAATATAACGATCTCAACTGCTCCCACGAGTATGCCTTTATATGTGAGAAAGAGGCGCAgatactttaa
- the LOC134665609 gene encoding C-type lectin BML-2-like has protein sequence MDYLFTILAFGVALATAESPAISKQYRSDYTYDRNTDSFYKMHTEQASTERAHTTCRAEGARLMSPESEQDLALIHGMFKKFPDIGRLVLVDGNGIGHDEADEDEEPIIKMEEETDYGPRRRCEVVNREGQIESSMCYFELPFICKVNAKEAPYNEECGTYSNDYVSKISLTGSCYRIANIKANWNEAYANCQAEGGHLAILNNEGEFEIVKSLLDKTPRSVEDWQFFVGVRAEEKKSPIIFRTIFNQTLEQVGYAPWDNNEPNNSFGIEYCVSLLRTTGKYNDTVCRNRYSYVCEKERSV, from the exons atggattatttatttacaattttggcTTTTGGCGTTG CACTAGCAACCGCCGAATCTCCAGCTATCAGCAAGCAATACCGCTCAGACTACACCTACGATAGAAACACCGACTCTTTCTACAAGATGCACACAGAGCAGGCCTCGACAGAACGCGCGCACACCACATGCAGGGCCGAAGGCGCGCGGCTCATGTCGCCGGAGTCCGAACAAGACCTAGCACTGATACACGGCATGTTTAAAAAGTTCCCGGATATCGGGAGACTGGTGCTTGTAGATGGGAATGGGATAGGTCACGATGAGGCTGATGAGGACGAGGAACCCATTATTAAAA TGGAAGAGGAAACCGACTACGGCCCACGACGCCGGTGCGAAGTGGTGAATAGGGAAGGACAGattgagagctccatgtgctACTTCGAGCTGCCGTTTATTTGCAAAGTGAACGCCAAGGAAGCGCCTTACAACGAAGAATGCGGGACTTATTCTAATG ATTACGTCTCCAAGATCTCTCTCACTGGAAGTTGCTACCGGATAGCCAATATAAAAGCTAACTGGAACGAAGCATACGCTAACTGCCAAGCCGAGGGGGGCCACTTGGCCATCTTGAATAACGAGGGCGAGTTCGAAATCGTCAAGAGTCTGCTGGACAAAACGCCAAGGAGTGTTGAGGATTGGCAGTTCTTTGTTGGCGTGCGTGCGGAGGAGAAGAagtctccgataatatttagaACCATTTtca ATCAAACTCTAGAGCAGGTCGGGTACGCGCCTTGGGACAACAACGAGCCAAACAACTCGTTCGGCATCGAGTACTGCGTCTCGCTCCTCAGGACCACGGGCAAATACAACGACACCGTGTGCCGCAACCGATACTCCTATGTCTGCGAGAAAGAGCGCAGTGTTTGA